GTACTGAGGGTGAATAATTCTGTGTTTTTTTAACCTCATAAACCTTTTGATTTTGCTCCTCTCTTTTCATATCCTTTATAGCCTTATGTCCTAATTCCAAACTAGTATATATTTTTATGTACTTTTCAATTTGCTCTTTATAGCCTGTGTAAACAAAGATTTCTTTCTTAAGTAAGAATTTCAAATCATTTATAATATCCTTGGATACTTTATTAAAAGAAGCAACACAAACCTTACTTTCATCAAAATAAAAGGGAAATACATTATAACTACAAATTGACTTCATATCTATGTCCATAAGTTCTTCTCTTTTTATGTCATATTCATCTAAATCTATAACTTTTAATTCGCTCAACTAAACCCACCACACTTATACATTAACTACTTATATTTCAAATTATTGACATATATTTTTTCTTATATACTTTTTATTTAATATTTTTTAAATACTTGTTATACATTAAACATTATAATAATTTTCAAAAAAAGAGCTAAATGATATTTATTATCTATCATTTAACTCTGAAAAAATAACTATTTTTATCTACTCCACATCAAATGTCTTTATTCTATCAAATAATATATATTGTTTTTTCCCTAATACATTAAATATATAATATGATTTAAGCTTTGGGTCATTTGCTCTAGTGTCATACCAATTCATAAAATCATTAACCTCATCCTCTGATAAATTATATTCCCTTGTAACACCATCTCCCATATACAATGTCAATTTAACTTTCTTGACTTCTTGATCTGTTACTGTTACAGAACATGTAGCTATTTTACCATCAGAAGTCATAGCGGTTATTGCAGCTTGTCCTGGTTTTATTCCTTTTATTTTTCCAGACGCATCTACTGCTGCAATAGAGCTATCACTTGATGCCCACGTTACTCCTACTCCCACGGGACTTACTACTGCTGATAAACTATCTTCTTCACCTACCTTTATTGAATCGATAGTTTTATTTAAACTTATAGTTGTTAACTCTTTGACTTTGACTAAACAAGAAGTACTTAAATTGCTTCCATCTTGCAGAGCTACTGTTATTGTAGCTTCTCCTGTTTTTAATGCAGTTACTTTTCCGTTTGAATCCACTGTTGCTATGCTTGGATCACTTGAGGTCCACAGCACATTTCCATTGGAAGAATTGTTGTGTGATAATAATGTATACGTCTCACCTAATGTTAATGATATTTCGGATTTGTCTAATGATATATA
The Clostridium felsineum DSM 794 DNA segment above includes these coding regions:
- a CDS encoding Ig-like domain-containing protein, whose translation is MKNKVKLSLVVFLMVMLGCFTSVLADSTGGRYQLKNNVSGYNSMATYISLDKSEISLTLGETYTLLSHNNSSNGNVLWTSSDPSIATVDSNGKVTALKTGEATITVALQDGSNLSTSCLVKVKELTTISLNKTIDSIKVGEEDSLSAVVSPVGVGVTWASSDSSIAAVDASGKIKGIKPGQAAITAMTSDGKIATCSVTVTDQEVKKVKLTLYMGDGVTREYNLSEDEVNDFMNWYDTRANDPKLKSYYIFNVLGKKQYILFDRIKTFDVE